A region from the Microtus ochrogaster isolate Prairie Vole_2 unplaced genomic scaffold, MicOch1.0 UNK43, whole genome shotgun sequence genome encodes:
- the LOC101980592 gene encoding olfactory receptor 2L13-like → MEKWNQTSSDFTLLGLFPQNQIGLLLLLIIIFMFFVALLGNSSMIHLIRVDPRLHTPMYFLLSQLSLMDLIHISTTVPKMAFNFLSGQKGITFLGCGVQAFFFIAMAGCEGLLLASMAYDRFVAICHPLHYPIRMSKMMCLKMIIGSWTLGSINSMAHTVYALHIPYCHSRSINHFFCDVPAMLPLACMDTWVYEYIVFVSTSLFLLLPFLGITASYGRVLFAVFHMRSTEGKKKAFTTCSTHLTVVTFYYAPFVYTYLRPRSLRSPTDDKILAVFYTILTPMLNPIIYSLRNKEVLGAMTRVFGTFYSTKH, encoded by the coding sequence ATGGAGAAATGGAATCAGACATCAAGTGATTTCACTTTGTTAGGATTGTTTCCACAGAATCAAATAGGCCTTCTGCTTTTGCTGATTATCATCTTCATGTTTTTTGTAGCATTGCTTGGCAACTCATCAATGATCCACCTCATTCGTGTGGATCCCAGGCTCCATACCCCCATGTACTTTCTTCTCAGTCAGCTCTCTCTCATGGATCTGATTCATATTTCTACCACTGTTCCCAAGATGGCATTCAACTTCCTCTCTGGCCAGAAAGGCATTACTTTTCTGGGCTGTGGAGTTCAAGCATTTTTCTTTATCGCTATGGCAGGTTGTGAGGGTTTGCTCTTGGCCTCTATGGCCTATGACCGTTTTGTGGCTATCTGTCACCCTCTTCATTATCCTATCCGCATGAGCAAAATGATGTGCCTGAAGATGATCATAGGATCTTGGACACTGGGCTCCATTAACTCCATGGCGCATACAGTCTATGCCCTTCACATTCCTTACTGCCATTCTAGGTCCATTAACcatttcttctgtgatgtccCAGCCATGCTTCCCCTGGCATGTATGGACACTTGGGTTTATGAGTACATTGTGTTTGTGAGCACAAGTCTGTTTCTCCTACTTCCTTTCCTTGGCATCACAGCTTCCTATGGACGGGTCCTTTTTGCTGTCTTCCATATGCGCTcaacagagggaaagaaaaaggcctTCACCACGTGTTCAACTCACTTAACTGTGGTGACATTTTACTATGCACCTTTTGTCTACACTTATCTTCGACCTAGGAGTCTTCGTTCTCCCACAGATGATAAGATTCTGGCTGTCTTCTACACTATCCTCACCCCCATGCTGAACCCCatcatctacagcctgaggaataaGGAGGTTCTCGGGGCTATGACAAGGGTCTTTGGGACATTCTATTCCACTAAACATTGA
- the LOC101981891 gene encoding olfactory receptor 2AJ1-like — protein MMGHENQTFSSDFILLGLFSSSQTSQVFFSFIFFIFIMTITENALMILLIHTDSRLHTPMYFLLSHLSFMDILHISNIVPKMIADYLSGSRTISFAGCGFQIFLSLTLLGGECLLLAAMSYDRYVAICHPLRYPVLMKDNTSGLLASGSWLVGVFNSIVHTSFALHFPYCHSRAIDHFFCEVPAMLKLSCVDTSRYERGVYVSGIIFLLIPFSIISISYVQILLTIFQMQAGARQKSLSTCSFHMVVVIMYYGPFIFTYMRPRSYHTPGQDKFLAIFYTILTPSLNPIIYSFRNKDVLMAVKNIVQNNFLNKN, from the coding sequence ATGATGGGACATGAGAACCAAACTTTCAGCAGTGACTTCATCCTTTTGGGATTGTTCTCGTCTTCCCAAACAAGCCAggtgtttttctcatttatatttttcatttttattatgactATAACAGAAAATGCCCTCATGATCCTCCTAATCCACACGGATTCTCGACTCCACACCCCTATGTAtttcctgctcagccatctttccttCATGGATATCTTGCACATTTCCAACATTGTGCCTAAAATGATTGCTGACTATTTGTCAGGCAGCAGAACTATTTCCTTCGCAGGCTGTGGCTTCCAGATATTTCTGTCCCTCACCTTGCTAGGAGGTGAGTGCCTTCTCCTGGCAGCCATGTCTTATGACCGATATGTGGCCATCTGCCATCCACTTCGTTATCCTGTGCTGATGAAGGACAACACCAGTGGGCTCCTGGCTTCAGGTTCCTGGCTTGTGGGGGTTTTTAACTCCATAGTCCACACATCTTTTGCACTTCACTTTCCCTACTGTCACTCAAGAGCCATTGATCACTTTTTCTGCGAAGTCCCTGCCATGTTGAAGCTGTCCTGTGTAGACACATCACGTTATGAGCGAGGAGTTTATGTCAGTGGCATCATTTTTCTACTGATTCCATTTTCAATCATCTCTATATCTTATGTGCAAATTCTCCTCACTATCTTCCAAATGCAAGCAGGGGCTCGACAGAAGTCCTTGTCCACCTGCTCCTTCCACATGGTTGTGGTCATAATGTACTATGGGCCCTTCATTTTCACATATATGAGACCTCGCTCATACCACACTCCAGGCCAGGATAAGTTTCTGGCAATATTCTACACCATCTTGACACCCAGTCTCAACCCAATAATCTACAGCTTTAGGAATAAAGATGTCCTCATGGCCGTGAAAAACATTGtccaaaataattttctgaataaaaattaa